Proteins from one Synechococcus sp. MU1643 genomic window:
- the hisB gene encoding imidazoleglycerol-phosphate dehydratase HisB, with the protein MARQGTIHRVTGETDVKVRLDLDGSGQCQASTGVPFLDHMLHQISSHGLIDLEINAVGDTHIDDHHTNEDVGIAVGQALAQALGDRRGIHRFGHFVAPLDEALVQVALDCSGRPHLSYSLAIHSQKIGTYDTELVKEFFVAVVNNSGLTLHIRQLDGANSHHIVEACFKAFARALRMATEVDPRRAGAIPSSKGVLEQAGAS; encoded by the coding sequence ATGGCACGTCAGGGAACGATCCATCGGGTCACTGGTGAAACCGATGTGAAGGTGCGTCTGGATCTGGACGGTTCCGGCCAGTGTCAGGCCAGTACCGGTGTGCCGTTTCTCGACCACATGCTTCATCAGATCAGCAGCCATGGCCTGATCGATCTGGAGATCAATGCGGTGGGAGACACCCACATCGACGATCACCACACCAATGAGGACGTGGGCATTGCTGTGGGGCAGGCCCTGGCCCAGGCCCTGGGGGATCGGCGCGGCATCCACCGCTTCGGTCACTTCGTGGCACCGCTGGATGAGGCCTTGGTTCAGGTGGCCCTGGATTGTTCCGGTCGCCCCCACCTCAGCTACAGCCTTGCGATCCACAGCCAGAAGATCGGCACCTACGACACCGAGCTCGTGAAGGAGTTCTTCGTGGCGGTGGTCAACAACAGCGGGCTGACCCTCCACATCCGTCAGCTGGATGGGGCCAACTCCCACCACATCGTTGAAGCCTGCTTCAAAGCTTTTGCCCGGGCCCTGCGCATGGCCACGGAGGTGGATCCACGCCGGGCCGGCGCCATACCCAGCAGCAAAGGGGTGCTGGAACAGGCTGGTGCCAGCTGA
- a CDS encoding FAD-binding domain-containing protein has protein sequence MPSAASPPINGDLPRQFASRDALNTLLAQEFPEAEGELSPIRGGREPAENKLRRIDARRYAKSRNHLKGAVTGLSPYIRHGVLTLAEVRDSVFARIRNRDEGGKLINELGWRDFWQRMWLDLGDGINDDQEPFKTGHDARAYAQELPADVRAGTTGLACMDGFRDQLVTTGWLHNHARMWMAAWLVHWRRVHWKVGADWFLEHLLDGDPASNHLSWQWVASTFSHKPYFFNRGNLERYSDGRYCDGCPNANSCPFEGSYDQLENQLFAPMPAIRDNGNDRNQQRNRQRRNSGGASAALARPKR, from the coding sequence GTGCCCAGCGCTGCGTCACCCCCGATCAACGGCGATCTGCCGAGGCAATTCGCGTCCCGCGATGCCTTAAACACCCTGTTGGCGCAAGAGTTCCCGGAAGCGGAAGGGGAGCTCAGCCCGATCCGCGGTGGGCGTGAGCCAGCCGAAAACAAGCTGCGGCGCATCGACGCCAGGCGTTACGCCAAGAGCCGCAACCACCTCAAGGGCGCGGTCACCGGACTGTCGCCCTACATCCGCCACGGCGTTCTAACGCTTGCTGAGGTACGTGATTCAGTGTTTGCACGGATCCGCAACCGCGATGAGGGCGGAAAGCTGATCAATGAACTCGGCTGGCGCGACTTCTGGCAACGGATGTGGCTCGATTTGGGCGACGGCATCAACGACGATCAGGAACCGTTCAAGACAGGCCATGACGCCCGGGCCTATGCCCAGGAGCTACCGGCCGATGTGCGCGCAGGGACCACGGGGCTGGCCTGCATGGATGGCTTCCGCGATCAACTGGTGACCACCGGCTGGCTGCACAACCATGCCCGGATGTGGATGGCCGCCTGGCTCGTGCACTGGCGCCGAGTGCATTGGAAGGTCGGTGCCGACTGGTTTCTGGAGCACCTGCTGGATGGCGATCCGGCCAGCAACCACCTGAGCTGGCAGTGGGTGGCCAGCACCTTCAGCCACAAGCCCTATTTCTTCAACCGCGGCAACCTCGAGCGCTACAGCGATGGGAGGTACTGCGACGGCTGCCCCAATGCCAACTCCTGCCCCTTCGAGGGCAGCTACGACCAACTGGAGAACCAGCTGTTCGCTCCGATGCCAGCCATCCGAGACAACGGCAACGACCGAAACCAGCAACGCAACCGTCAACGCCGGAACAGCGGGGGTGCCAGTGCCGCCCTGGCCCGTCCCAAGCGATAA
- a CDS encoding thioredoxin family protein, with the protein MALTPSTMLALGTGLPSFDLPQVTGGQLNSNSLDHRPVLLMVLCAHCPFVKHVEPELKRLDNDFNDAVQLVGVSSNSLITHPQDGPKQLAEQARRQGWGFPYLLDEQQTLARALRAACTPEFYLFSADGEGLQSLRYRGQLDGSRPGNNQPLNGRDLRAALDAVLTGSQVNPVQTASVGCNVKWNPEYEPEWFG; encoded by the coding sequence ATGGCCCTGACACCATCAACGATGCTGGCGCTCGGCACGGGCCTGCCCAGTTTTGATTTGCCCCAGGTCACGGGCGGGCAGCTGAACAGCAATTCTCTGGACCACCGACCCGTGCTGCTGATGGTGCTTTGCGCCCATTGCCCGTTTGTGAAGCACGTGGAACCCGAACTCAAGCGACTGGACAACGATTTCAACGATGCGGTTCAGCTGGTGGGCGTGAGCAGCAACAGCCTGATCACCCACCCCCAGGACGGACCGAAGCAACTAGCGGAGCAGGCCAGGCGGCAGGGCTGGGGCTTCCCCTACCTGCTGGATGAGCAACAAACCTTGGCCCGAGCCCTCAGGGCCGCTTGCACGCCGGAGTTCTACCTGTTCTCAGCCGATGGTGAAGGTCTGCAGAGCCTGCGCTACCGCGGCCAGTTGGACGGCAGCCGGCCCGGCAACAATCAGCCCCTCAACGGCCGCGACCTGCGGGCCGCCCTCGATGCCGTGCTGACGGGATCACAGGTGAACCCAGTGCAGACCGCCTCGGTGGGCTGCAATGTGAAGTGGAACCCTGAATACGAACCGGAGTGGTTCGGCTGA
- a CDS encoding NUDIX hydrolase encodes MAPLPSPEPFELLDTVEVVDARKLRFERNRIKLPMGVEATFGMIRHPGASLAVPITDDGQVVLLRQYRFAVQARLLEFPAGTLEEGEDPLESMQRELGEEAGYSAAKWDVLGPMLPCPGYSDEVIHCFLARQLTPLENPPAGDDDEDLEVVLMSPAQLDSALASGDEWLDGKSVTAWFRAKQLLDL; translated from the coding sequence ATGGCACCCCTGCCGTCACCGGAACCGTTCGAGCTGCTTGACACCGTTGAGGTGGTGGATGCTCGCAAGCTCCGTTTCGAGCGCAACCGGATCAAATTGCCGATGGGGGTGGAGGCCACCTTCGGGATGATCCGCCACCCCGGCGCCTCCCTGGCGGTGCCGATCACCGACGATGGCCAGGTGGTGCTGCTGCGGCAGTATCGCTTCGCGGTGCAGGCCCGTCTGCTGGAGTTTCCCGCGGGCACCCTGGAGGAGGGGGAAGATCCTCTGGAATCGATGCAGCGCGAGCTGGGGGAAGAGGCCGGTTACAGCGCAGCGAAGTGGGATGTGTTGGGGCCGATGCTTCCATGCCCGGGCTATTCCGATGAGGTGATCCACTGCTTCCTGGCTCGGCAGCTCACCCCACTGGAGAACCCGCCAGCCGGCGATGACGATGAAGACCTTGAGGTGGTGCTGATGAGCCCAGCGCAGCTGGATTCAGCCCTGGCATCGGGCGATGAATGGCTGGATGGCAAAAGCGTCACCGCCTGGTTCCGTGCCAAACAGCTTCTCGACCTCTGA
- the fabI gene encoding enoyl-ACP reductase FabI, translated as MLLDLTGKKILVTGIANNRSIAWGIAQQLKAAGAELGITYLPDDKGRFEAKVRELTAPLEPSLFLPLNVQDADQMAEVFGEIKEKWGVLDGLVHCLAFAGKEELIGDYSATTAEGFARSLDISAYSLAPLCAHAKPLFSEKAGVITLSYLGAERAIPNYNVMGVAKAALEASVRYLAAELGPEKQVRVNAISAGPIRTLASSAIGGILEMIHNVEEKAPLRRTVTQMEVGGTAAFLLSDLASGISGQTIYVDAGYCVTGM; from the coding sequence ATGCTGCTTGATCTCACCGGCAAGAAGATTCTCGTCACCGGCATCGCCAACAACCGTTCGATCGCTTGGGGCATTGCTCAGCAGCTGAAGGCGGCCGGTGCTGAACTTGGCATCACTTACCTGCCTGATGACAAAGGCCGCTTTGAGGCCAAGGTGCGCGAACTCACCGCTCCCCTGGAGCCCAGCCTCTTCCTGCCTTTGAATGTGCAGGATGCCGACCAGATGGCTGAGGTCTTTGGGGAGATCAAGGAGAAGTGGGGCGTTCTCGATGGTCTGGTGCACTGCCTGGCCTTTGCCGGCAAGGAAGAGCTGATTGGTGATTACAGCGCCACCACCGCTGAAGGTTTTGCGCGATCCCTAGATATCAGTGCTTATTCGCTGGCCCCTCTCTGTGCCCATGCCAAGCCGCTGTTCAGCGAAAAGGCTGGTGTGATCACGCTTTCGTACCTCGGCGCTGAGCGGGCCATCCCCAATTACAACGTGATGGGTGTTGCCAAAGCGGCTCTGGAGGCCTCCGTTCGCTATCTCGCGGCAGAGCTTGGTCCCGAGAAGCAGGTGCGCGTCAATGCCATCAGCGCCGGCCCGATCCGCACCCTGGCCAGCTCCGCCATTGGCGGCATCCTCGAGATGATCCACAACGTGGAGGAGAAAGCCCCCCTGCGTCGCACCGTCACCCAGATGGAAGTGGGCGGCACCGCTGCCTTCCTGCTCAGCGATCTGGCCAGTGGCATCTCCGGTCAGACCATTTACGTGGATGCTGGCTATTGCGTCACCGGAATGTGA
- a CDS encoding carotenoid oxygenase family protein, with translation MTVAPARSYDRSDWASAFVNVEQELTDVALTPVRGVVPAELQGTFYRNGPGRLERDGHRVHHPFDGDGMIAAMRFENGSVSLSNRFVRTEGWLAEEKAGKVLYRGVFGSQKPGGRLANAFDLRLKNIANTNVVRLGDQLLALWEAAEPHALDPRSLETRGLSRLDGVLKKGEAFSAHPRFDPGHNGRPCMVTFGVKTGPRSTIRLMEFATDGPEAGTLLHDRSDSFPGFAFLHDFAITPNWAVFLQNAIAFNPLPFVTGEKGAAQCLASQPGGKGRFWLIPRDSGRFAGQKPRILEAPDGFVFHHLNAFEDGDHVVVESIVYDDFPSIGPDEDFAEVNFDTVPEGILHRCCLDLSRESVQTERISERTCEFAMVNPERQGLSARFAWMAVAERERGNDPLQAIQKLDLHSGETHTWSAAPRGFVSEPLMVRRLGAEAEDDGWVLDLVWNGARAASDLVILNARDLSEVAVLELPLAVPHGLHGSWAAGSVTA, from the coding sequence GTGACCGTCGCCCCCGCCCGCAGCTACGACCGCAGCGACTGGGCCAGCGCCTTTGTGAACGTTGAGCAGGAACTCACCGACGTGGCGCTGACGCCGGTGCGTGGTGTGGTTCCTGCCGAACTTCAGGGCACGTTCTATCGCAATGGCCCCGGCCGTCTTGAGCGGGATGGGCATCGCGTGCATCACCCCTTCGATGGCGACGGCATGATCGCGGCGATGCGGTTTGAGAACGGCAGCGTCTCCCTCAGCAACCGTTTTGTGCGCACTGAGGGTTGGCTGGCGGAGGAGAAGGCCGGCAAGGTTCTCTACCGAGGCGTGTTCGGCAGTCAGAAGCCGGGTGGTCGGCTGGCCAACGCCTTTGACCTGCGCTTGAAGAACATCGCCAACACCAACGTGGTGCGTCTGGGTGATCAGCTGTTGGCCCTCTGGGAGGCGGCGGAACCCCATGCGCTCGATCCCCGCAGCCTGGAGACCCGTGGCCTGTCACGCCTCGATGGTGTGTTGAAAAAGGGCGAGGCCTTCAGTGCTCACCCCCGCTTCGATCCCGGCCACAACGGACGGCCCTGCATGGTCACCTTCGGGGTCAAGACCGGGCCCCGCAGCACCATCCGTCTGATGGAGTTCGCCACCGATGGCCCGGAGGCCGGCACCTTGCTGCACGACCGTTCCGACAGCTTCCCCGGCTTCGCCTTCCTTCACGATTTCGCCATCACCCCCAACTGGGCGGTGTTCCTCCAGAACGCCATCGCCTTCAATCCCTTGCCGTTTGTGACCGGCGAAAAGGGTGCGGCCCAGTGCCTGGCATCTCAACCCGGCGGCAAGGGGCGTTTCTGGCTGATTCCCCGTGATTCCGGTCGCTTCGCTGGTCAGAAGCCCCGCATCCTCGAAGCTCCCGACGGTTTCGTCTTCCATCACCTCAATGCCTTTGAGGATGGCGATCACGTTGTGGTGGAGAGCATCGTCTACGACGATTTCCCGTCCATCGGACCTGATGAGGATTTCGCTGAGGTGAATTTCGACACAGTGCCGGAGGGGATCCTGCACCGTTGTTGCCTCGATCTCAGTCGGGAATCGGTGCAGACCGAGCGGATCAGCGAGCGCACCTGTGAGTTCGCCATGGTTAACCCCGAGCGTCAAGGCCTTAGTGCCCGTTTCGCCTGGATGGCGGTGGCGGAGCGGGAGAGGGGCAACGATCCGTTGCAGGCCATCCAGAAACTTGATCTGCACTCCGGGGAGACCCACACCTGGAGTGCGGCGCCCAGGGGCTTTGTGAGTGAGCCGTTGATGGTGCGTCGTCTCGGTGCTGAGGCAGAGGACGACGGCTGGGTGCTCGATCTGGTCTGGAACGGGGCCAGGGCCGCATCCGATCTTGTGATCCTCAACGCCCGTGATCTGTCGGAGGTGGCGGTGCTTGAGCTGCCGTTGGCTGTTCCCCATGGCCTGCATGGGAGCTGGGCGGCGGGTTCAGTCACGGCTTGA
- a CDS encoding DegT/DnrJ/EryC1/StrS aminotransferase family protein — protein MQVPPFSLSQQIDDLGVDLEEAVLEVVRSGQYIGGPQIQRFERAFATSVGCEHAVGCNSGTDALILALRGLGIGAGDEVITASFSFFATAEAISAVGATPVFVDVDPSTYLIDFDQIEAAITPATKALMPVHLFGRAVNMTRVMAIAEHNQLKVIEDCAQATGARWQGQAVGSFGNAGCFSFFPTKNLGAAGDGGAITTSDAQLAQIMRELAVHGMPERYLHTSLGYNSRLDAIQAAVLNVKLPKLEAWISKRGAIAERYLDALGDLDGITLPTAEDGHSWNQFVVRIGSCPNDQLLCHASCIPSSTSARHGIPESCCRDWFKQTLQERGVNTIIYYPIPIHRQPAYAHLGLKQGSLPVTEQLCGQVLSLPIFPELSEEQQQSVIDTVRHLLTSNVPAQFRRGDEGDQDRMVA, from the coding sequence ATGCAGGTACCTCCCTTCAGCCTCAGCCAGCAGATCGATGATCTCGGTGTAGACCTCGAAGAGGCGGTGCTCGAGGTGGTGCGCAGTGGCCAGTACATCGGTGGACCGCAAATCCAACGCTTCGAGAGGGCCTTCGCCACGAGCGTTGGCTGCGAGCACGCTGTGGGCTGCAACAGCGGCACCGATGCGTTGATCCTTGCCCTGCGTGGCCTGGGAATCGGGGCAGGGGATGAGGTGATCACTGCCTCCTTCAGTTTTTTCGCCACCGCTGAGGCCATCAGCGCCGTCGGCGCCACGCCTGTGTTCGTGGATGTCGACCCAAGCACTTACCTGATCGATTTCGATCAGATCGAAGCCGCGATCACCCCCGCCACCAAGGCTCTGATGCCGGTGCACCTGTTCGGGCGTGCAGTCAACATGACCCGAGTGATGGCCATTGCCGAGCATAATCAGCTCAAGGTGATCGAAGACTGCGCCCAAGCGACGGGAGCCCGTTGGCAAGGGCAGGCGGTGGGAAGCTTCGGTAATGCGGGCTGCTTCAGCTTCTTCCCCACCAAGAACCTCGGCGCCGCAGGAGACGGTGGTGCCATCACCACCAGCGATGCCCAACTGGCCCAGATCATGCGTGAGCTGGCCGTTCACGGCATGCCCGAGCGCTACCTCCACACCAGCCTTGGCTACAACAGCCGCCTGGATGCGATCCAGGCCGCAGTGCTGAACGTGAAGCTGCCAAAGCTGGAGGCATGGATCAGCAAACGAGGCGCCATCGCTGAGCGTTATCTGGATGCCCTCGGGGATCTCGATGGCATCACCTTGCCGACGGCCGAGGACGGCCACAGCTGGAACCAATTTGTGGTTCGCATCGGCAGTTGCCCCAATGACCAGCTGCTCTGCCACGCAAGCTGCATTCCCTCCAGCACCAGTGCACGCCACGGGATCCCTGAAAGCTGCTGCCGCGACTGGTTCAAGCAGACCCTGCAGGAGCGTGGGGTGAACACGATCATTTACTACCCGATTCCGATTCACCGCCAGCCGGCCTATGCCCATCTGGGCTTGAAACAGGGTTCATTACCTGTGACGGAACAGCTCTGCGGCCAGGTGCTGAGCCTGCCGATCTTCCCTGAGTTAAGTGAAGAGCAGCAACAGTCTGTGATCGACACGGTGCGCCATTTGCTGACATCCAATGTGCCCGCCCAATTTCGTCGTGGCGACGAAGGCGATCAAGACCGGATGGTGGCGTAA
- a CDS encoding deoxyribodipyrimidine photo-lyase, whose translation MTSSRVLFWHRRDLRLADNLGLVAAAQISPAVTGVYVLDPQLINPPEHLPPMAPSRLWFLIKSLVELQQRWREAGSRLVVLEGDPVAVLPQLAQQIGAEAVVWNRDVEPYARERDRQVAKTLQAESRKVVVDWDQLLIAPELIKTGAGDPYRVYGPFLRNWRGQVLAQKPAAVAAPSGLLDLPPDLVPSGDPLPALRDSHGFQGTEICPCRPGEAAALAQLTSFCDGPLLGYEPDRNFPGTAGTSYLSAALSVGTLSPRQAWCAAQDSRDQARSEEQLHAIAVWEQELGWREFYQQALFHFPELADGPYREQWRRFPWENNEDWFDFWKDGQTGIPIIDAAMRQLNQTGWMHNRCRMIVASYLVKDLICDWRWGERAFMELEVDGDLAANNGGWQWSASSGMDPKPLRIFNPATQASKFDSAGDYIRRWVPELRHVNTKDLLSGEIGALERRDYPEPLVDHKKQQARFKALYATIRS comes from the coding sequence ATGACCAGCTCTCGCGTTCTGTTCTGGCACCGCCGCGATCTGCGCTTGGCGGACAACCTCGGATTGGTGGCTGCTGCGCAGATCAGTCCTGCGGTGACGGGCGTTTATGTGCTCGACCCCCAGCTGATCAACCCGCCGGAGCATTTGCCGCCGATGGCGCCGTCCCGCCTGTGGTTTCTGATTAAGAGCCTGGTGGAATTGCAGCAGCGCTGGCGTGAGGCCGGCAGTCGCCTGGTGGTGCTGGAGGGCGACCCAGTGGCGGTGTTGCCGCAGCTGGCGCAGCAGATCGGTGCTGAGGCTGTGGTGTGGAACCGCGATGTGGAGCCCTATGCCCGTGAGCGGGACCGCCAGGTGGCCAAAACCCTGCAGGCTGAGAGCCGCAAGGTGGTGGTGGATTGGGATCAGCTGCTCATCGCTCCGGAACTGATCAAGACCGGCGCTGGCGATCCCTACCGCGTGTATGGCCCGTTCCTGCGCAACTGGCGCGGCCAGGTGCTGGCTCAGAAGCCAGCCGCCGTTGCCGCGCCCTCAGGCTTGCTGGATCTGCCGCCGGATCTGGTGCCGTCTGGTGATCCCCTGCCCGCCCTGCGGGACAGCCATGGGTTCCAAGGCACCGAGATCTGCCCCTGTCGCCCCGGAGAAGCGGCGGCCCTGGCGCAACTCACCAGCTTCTGTGATGGTCCGCTGCTTGGCTACGAACCCGACCGCAATTTCCCTGGCACCGCCGGCACCTCGTATCTGAGTGCTGCCTTGAGCGTCGGTACGCTCAGCCCTCGCCAGGCCTGGTGTGCCGCCCAGGACTCTCGCGACCAGGCCCGCAGTGAGGAGCAGCTCCATGCCATCGCTGTGTGGGAGCAGGAGCTTGGCTGGCGTGAGTTCTACCAGCAGGCGCTGTTTCATTTCCCTGAGTTGGCCGACGGCCCCTATCGCGAGCAGTGGCGGCGATTTCCCTGGGAGAACAACGAGGACTGGTTCGACTTCTGGAAGGACGGTCAGACCGGTATTCCGATCATCGATGCAGCGATGCGGCAGCTCAATCAGACCGGCTGGATGCACAACCGCTGCCGCATGATCGTGGCCTCCTATCTGGTCAAAGACCTGATCTGCGACTGGCGCTGGGGCGAGCGCGCCTTCATGGAACTGGAGGTGGATGGCGACCTGGCTGCTAACAACGGGGGTTGGCAGTGGAGTGCCAGCAGCGGCATGGACCCCAAGCCTCTGCGCATCTTCAACCCCGCCACCCAAGCCTCCAAATTCGATTCAGCTGGCGACTACATCCGCCGGTGGGTGCCGGAGTTGCGTCATGTGAACACCAAGGATCTGCTCAGCGGTGAGATCGGTGCGCTGGAACGGCGCGACTATCCCGAACCGCTGGTTGATCACAAGAAGCAGCAGGCACGTTTTAAGGCGCTTTACGCCACCATCCGGTCTTGA
- a CDS encoding ATP-binding cassette domain-containing protein — protein sequence MKRSGPPPLARLRQIQLLKALAREAGWRHLAWLSGLSSLSSLLDIAGLGLAVTLLLGSGSRGLIQGLPVAGSLGILVGLILLRGLIQAQVAIQRERLRSGFTDRLRQQLLHQVFEASSAQLDRLGRGELLALLMADINRTALSLDQAVRMGQSLLAMGIYLASVVLVGRATAWPLLLALLATTAAALLQRSGSWSLGRIQSRLNAALQRTVGDGLHGLKALRAATAKGWLLQRFARETAEGRWLLRERVRRRASYNAWRDTLVVAVAGLWMLLQEEALTAETLTTTLVLAYRASASLSTVVQARRLCLGSLPGYEALCRRRDQLVPRQGEASDRTIAKASLISLSTARWSQLHWSSSANASTGLRSLDLSANGLVAITGPSGSGKTTLIDRICGLLNEEDSHWQLNCADDTWRLSGLAGARQMHQLIAYAPQNAVLFEASLRDNLLLGANLHRDDIETWLQRLGLAHLLLRQGGLDAPLALAQDPFSGGEIHRLGLLRAWLRNKPLEVLDEPTAFLDAKAAEQVRSVIRERAQQRLMLISSHDPELLAQADQVITVEPNPASLPTTARAQTS from the coding sequence TTGAAACGATCAGGTCCACCACCGCTGGCCCGCTTGCGGCAGATCCAGCTGCTCAAAGCCTTAGCCCGAGAAGCGGGATGGCGACACCTCGCCTGGCTAAGCGGGCTGAGCAGCCTCAGCAGCCTGCTCGACATCGCCGGTCTGGGTCTGGCGGTGACGCTGCTGCTGGGCAGCGGCTCACGAGGGCTGATTCAGGGCCTGCCCGTGGCCGGGAGTCTGGGGATCCTTGTGGGCCTGATCCTGCTGCGCGGTCTGATCCAGGCCCAGGTGGCCATTCAGCGGGAGCGGTTGCGCTCGGGCTTCACCGATCGGCTCCGGCAGCAGCTGCTGCACCAGGTGTTCGAGGCCTCCTCGGCTCAGCTGGACCGGCTGGGGCGCGGCGAACTGCTCGCCCTGCTGATGGCCGACATCAACCGCACGGCACTGAGCTTGGACCAGGCGGTGCGGATGGGGCAGTCGCTGCTGGCCATGGGCATCTACCTCGCCAGCGTGGTGCTAGTCGGCCGGGCCACGGCCTGGCCGCTGTTGCTCGCCTTGCTGGCTACCACGGCAGCTGCCCTGCTGCAGCGCTCCGGCAGCTGGAGCCTGGGCCGCATCCAGAGTCGACTGAATGCAGCCCTGCAGCGCACCGTCGGGGATGGGCTGCATGGTCTCAAGGCCTTGCGCGCCGCAACAGCGAAGGGCTGGCTGCTACAGCGATTCGCCAGGGAAACGGCGGAAGGGCGCTGGTTGCTGCGGGAACGGGTGCGCCGCCGGGCCAGCTACAACGCCTGGCGCGACACCCTGGTGGTGGCCGTCGCCGGTCTGTGGATGCTGCTTCAAGAGGAGGCCCTGACCGCCGAAACGCTCACCACCACCCTGGTGTTGGCTTACCGCGCCAGTGCTTCCCTGAGCACGGTGGTACAGGCCCGCCGCCTCTGTCTGGGCAGCCTGCCAGGCTATGAGGCGCTGTGCCGGCGGCGCGACCAGCTGGTCCCGCGCCAGGGCGAAGCCAGCGACCGCACGATTGCTAAAGCCAGCTTGATCAGCCTCTCAACGGCGCGCTGGAGCCAGCTGCACTGGAGCAGCAGCGCTAACGCCTCCACCGGCCTGAGGTCGCTTGACCTGAGCGCCAATGGGTTGGTGGCGATCACCGGCCCCTCCGGCAGCGGCAAAACCACCCTGATCGATCGCATCTGTGGACTGCTCAACGAGGAAGACAGTCACTGGCAGCTGAACTGCGCTGACGACACCTGGCGACTGAGCGGACTGGCCGGGGCGCGGCAGATGCATCAGCTGATCGCCTATGCCCCCCAGAACGCGGTGCTGTTTGAAGCGAGCCTGCGCGACAACCTGCTGCTGGGGGCGAATCTCCATCGAGACGACATCGAAACCTGGCTGCAACGGCTGGGACTGGCCCACCTGCTTCTGCGCCAGGGCGGGCTGGATGCACCGCTCGCCCTGGCGCAGGATCCCTTCTCCGGCGGAGAGATTCATCGGCTGGGGCTGCTGCGGGCCTGGTTGCGCAACAAGCCACTCGAGGTGCTCGATGAACCGACGGCTTTCCTGGACGCCAAGGCCGCTGAGCAGGTTCGTTCGGTGATTCGCGAACGCGCCCAGCAACGGCTGATGCTGATTAGCAGTCACGACCCGGAGCTCCTGGCCCAGGCCGATCAGGTGATCACGGTGGAGCCGAACCCTGCATCGCTTCCAACAACGGCGCGAGCACAAACGTCCTGA
- the folK gene encoding 2-amino-4-hydroxy-6-hydroxymethyldihydropteridine diphosphokinase, producing the protein MPPIDDPFVAVALGANQPSAAGSPRETLLAVRPLLEGLFTRWSAQQLRFCWSQLVETTPVGPVDQPDYLNAVVLVEGLKAPPSEAAALQLLDVLQGLEQQFGRDRSREQRWGPRSLDLDLLFWGELRLDHPRLVLPHPRLHLRTFVLAPLLEAMQGSAPP; encoded by the coding sequence ATGCCCCCCATCGATGACCCTTTTGTTGCGGTGGCGCTGGGGGCGAACCAGCCCAGTGCGGCGGGATCGCCGCGGGAGACGTTGCTAGCGGTGCGGCCTTTGTTGGAGGGGCTGTTCACGCGTTGGTCTGCTCAACAGCTCCGCTTCTGCTGGTCGCAGCTCGTGGAGACCACGCCCGTCGGTCCGGTGGATCAGCCTGATTACCTCAATGCCGTGGTGCTGGTGGAGGGGCTGAAGGCCCCGCCGAGCGAGGCCGCCGCCTTGCAGCTGCTGGATGTGCTTCAGGGGTTGGAACAGCAATTCGGCCGCGACCGATCGCGGGAACAGCGCTGGGGGCCCCGCAGCCTCGATCTGGATCTGCTGTTCTGGGGGGAGCTAAGGCTGGATCACCCGAGGCTGGTGCTGCCCCACCCCCGCTTGCATCTCAGGACGTTTGTGCTCGCGCCGTTGTTGGAAGCGATGCAGGGTTCGGCTCCACCGTGA